The following DNA comes from Rhinoderma darwinii isolate aRhiDar2 unplaced genomic scaffold, aRhiDar2.hap1 Scaffold_717, whole genome shotgun sequence.
CACACCCACCTctttccagtgcaaatggttcacGTCATGCTGGAAGTCCAATTGTCGAGCAGCTGTCAGCTCATAAGGTACCTCAAAACACATAGGAGTGGCCCAAAACCCAGACCAGACACTCCGGTGAACCTGTAATAAATCGTAACACAACAAGAGGACGGCGCATGCAGGACACCGAGGCCAACCAGACATACAATGAACGTGGAACATAAACTGTAATAAATGATGCACATTCAATCTGAAAAGATCAGACTCACACCCACCAATCATCTAAACTACATTCACACCCAGCCGCCACCGAGATCCGAGATGCCCCAGTGACAGATCTAATCCTGAAGGAGTGGGCACTAAAATCAGCAGTTTTCTCACTGGCTGCAGAAAGACGCACCTGAACACAGTGACAAACTGGCAAGAAGAAAGGGCTGACCCATCATCATACAAGAACAGAGATCCATCCACTCGTGGCCTTCGCCCTAGGAAGTCATCCCAACACTGGGCACATGCTGGAACCTGGCGTTGCAAACCATGTCACATCCACCCCTCTGCCGAGCTGATCCATCTTGGACCTAAGTAACCTGCAACCAATCTGATTATTCTGCCTCTGTGTGTGTCCCACCTGCTCCAGACTGGTAAGCCGAAACCAGCTCCCCGACCGTAAAGACCCCCAAAGAAGCCAACAAAAATGATGAATGAAAATCTCAGATAACGATCTCCATGCATAACAACATCTCATACAATGCGTGCCGCCGAGGGTCCCTTGACATCTTTCACTGCCACCTTTACCCCTTCATCATTTGGTACCATGAAAAGACTTTATCCTATCAGGTTCTTCTGGTAACTTAGTAAAAAGATGAGCACTGTCAGCGACTTATTACCAAATGctgcacctaaaaaaaaacagcaactgcAGAACGACATCCCATTGCAAACCACAGGCCTTACTGACAAACCTCTCCCAATATCTCCATATTCCTGTGTAAGCCGCCCACATGGAACTACTTACAGACTGGCGGATTAAGTCTCCCACTGTCCTAACCTCAAACTCCATAGATGACCTGGGAACTGTATTCCCACTGCTCGACTCCCAGTGCcaaatggcagaatctgggcaactaGAAACGAGACAACGAATCAGCAATTTTATTAGTCAAACCGGGTACGAGTATGGCAATAAAATAACTATTCACAGACAACACAACATCAGGTACCTCAGTAAACACAACTTCATTGGAGGGGCTGTCTGTTTATTGAGTGCCTGCACAACTGTTAGATTGTCGCAATGGAAACAAACACTCCGATTGCATAAACTATCGCAATACCTCCCACGCCACCATAATAAGAGAGAGCTCAGGGAAGGccaggttttttaaaaaaaactccctTGGCTTCAACTCCGCACACCACTGACCATCAAAATAACCTCAAAATCCTAAGGAACCTATTGCATCGGTACAAAAATCCAAAGAGTCACTTGAGACCACCCATTCTAACCAAACTGACCTCCCATTGTACTGTGCTAAAACCTTCTCCCATAGTGGTGGCTAGACGCCTACAAAAAGTTTGGCCCATGGGAATGATGCAACACGCGAAGTTCAGCTTATCCATCAACGGTTGTACCTGACGAAGCCTGATCTTCCGCACTTGCCACGCTAGATTTACCAACTGCTGCAAAACCTGAAGTCTGGCATCCGACCACTGTCTCTGGGAACTTTATACCGGTAGCAGGGCCCTCTGTGCCCTGAATCTCTTAAAAACAAGGCGAACCGTTTCCAGCAGGTTAACACTCAAAACCCAGACGGACCCCCACACAAAAAGGTGTCTAATTAGAGCAACACAGACATCAAACCAGACTCCGCTCTGACCACGCATTCCAAAATAAGTGCTAAAAGTCACAGAAGAAAAAGATGTGGTGCAGCCCATGAGCAAACAACAATCAACATAAAAATTTTTTgccattaaaagggttttcccatgagggacgtttatgtcatatccacagcatacatcataaatatatagatacaggtcccacctctgggacccgcaccaatccCTAGAACGGGGtcacctaaaccccgttctagctttttgtgcccacgctgcctcctggccacttcctgattacatggtcggagctctttccataactcccatagaactaaatagtagttacggaaaaagagtagctcagcgagtcctgctctttccgtaactcccgaccatgtaatcagtaagtggccgggaggcagcatgagcacaaaaactagaacggggcttagggagCCCCATTCTATAGATAGGTgccatcccagaggtgggacccgcatctatctgacatttatgacctatccttgggatatgtcataaatgtccctcaaacAAAAGAGGCATTTCTCTGAGATTCAGGTTGAGTCCAATACACCGTCCTAGTTTGATGGAGTAGTGGGCTTTCCGTCCAGCCAGACAGTCCATGCTTTGGGCTTCTTGATTAGCCTAATTAGGTGTCAGCTGGGAGAGCTCAGTAAATAAGCTCTTCCCATAGTGCTCCCAGTCTGGGGAAGTCAGGCTCCGCAAGGCCTGTGAGAGAAACTGGTTCTTGTTTTGGGGCATTGGGCAGTAGGCCCGGGGTCTCACAGTAAGGGACACTGTATGTGTGTAGTTAGAGGCTGCACGGTCTAGGGTCTACTTTTGCATTGTGTTGTAAACTGCTTTGCTGTGTTTGAGGATAATAAAGTTGGTTGTGGCCAGTTTAAAACCTAATCCACTGTGTTGAAGTGGGAACTTTCTTAGTGTGCCAACCTTCATACCATGGAGAAGGTAGCCCTAACTTGCCCCCGAGTTGTCACAATACGTTCCAGGGGTATGATGTGGATGAAGATTTACCAGGGCTGGGTATGCAGTAGAGAGACTCCGGTCCCGGAGCACGGCGTGGTAAATACGTTACAGTGCCCCCTTCTGCCCGGGAACTGGAATGTGTCTATAGCGATAAGTGTACATATGAGTGTGAGGACGTAAATTGGGCACTCGCAAGCTTCTTGTCTTATCACAGGATACCCCCTCTTCATTAAGATCTAGAGGTTCTGCAGTGTATCTCGGGGTGCACAATGAGCCCCAGATTGTACAATAGTCTCTTGCCTTTGCTTAATGTATGTAAACTCACCACCTGCcttgagcaggaggaggaggacactgAAAGGCAGTATGGGCAAGAGAGGGAAAGGGAGGCCGTGCGAGCATCAAGCTCCGCTCCGCATAGAAGAACATTCTGTCACTGACTGGCATCCCCTTGTGAGCTGTGGAAGGTGGCCCAGGACCCCCtacaatgcattaaaaaaaacttagggGTTATTCAACTTgtaataaacttttaaaaacagCTGCAAATGACGTGGTCTCAGTAGTCCCGTGCCGTATTCCTGGCACCGTGGCTCCCGTTTTTGAATGGTGATATTGTTGgtatggcacgtgaccactgAGGCCGCTTGTAAACTAACACCAGAAGGACCACTGGAGCGCCAGTGCTGGATCATTGTGAAAAGGAATAGagtattgtttttctttttgttttattaCATTCGTATCTGTATTCAAAAATGTTTTACATgctggataacctctttaattATAGGGTTAAACAGCGGCAGGCCAGGGGACCTACTAGAGCGGCCCACCGGGAACCTGCTGCTAGGGAAGATTGTCGGTTCAGGTCTGGTTATAGGTGAAATGTGCTGCCTGGTTGGTTATTTCTAAATATTGTACGAAGCAGACTATAACAGATGGGCTGCAGAATCAAGGGGCCAAAGTGGTCtgggcagcaaaatctgcagtctTTGGGAGAAATCATGTTGATGGTCTGAATGGAGAAAAAACAGGAAAGAGGGACTCCAATTAGAggcgacgtcaccagtgagttacTGGATGTAATTGTGTATtctatattttgtgtgtgtgtatacatatctatatatatatatatatatatatatatatatatatatatatatatatatacactattgttGTGGGGGTGCTCTAATTGGATTGCCACCTGCACAGCCTGTCTGTGAACCTGCTGATCTGGGCAGTCGATAAGGTTGCTTTGTCTGGATCTCTTGTTAAGGTGGGGTAGAAGCAGGTTCTTGGCAAAGTGAGTGACATTGGACCACAGGAGTAAAAGGGCTAGAAAGATTTTACATAAATGAATTAATGCATGAATTTTAAATTGCACATATATTTAATAAGGGGAGAGCGTGTATGTATGAATGAATCCATAAATAATACATAGAAGTGGTGACACAATGTGTTTGggtatactggggggggggggtccaaaaTTTGCCAGGCCCCACAGGACTCTAGTTACACCATTGGTCACCTCTCTATTCTTCAACTGAAGTAATTCCCCTGATACATGTGTGTCCCGGAGGTGGTGCACCCACCTATTTCAGATATTAATGGCATGTCCTGTGGATGGGGCTATCccttttaaatacattatatggatCTATTTATGGTGTTATTTTAAATGAATTTAACACGTTTGTCTTATAACAGCCTAAATTAGGCAAATACTAAGAAACATGAGTTCACATTAAAGTTTGGACCGTTAAACTTAGGTAATCCTTTAGGCTGGTATTATCTGATTTTGCACCATTTCTTATCAGCTTCCCGGGCTAATGATCAGGTTCCTAAAATACAGCTATAAAAGAGAAGACCTTAAACATAAGAACACAGCTGAACAAGACCTTCAGAAGTGTGAGAAGACACCTAGAAGACATGTTGAGCCTTCTACTGCTGCTTTTGGTGGGGACCACCTTTGCCCAAGAATCTGGTGAGTTCATAATAGATAAATTATTCTTGATGTTGCTGCTCAATCAGATCAGTTGTCTTGGCTAGTAGGATAGTGGTCACTGCTGGGgtggaaaatttattttattacgtCAAGACATCTTAGATCTCTCAGATTGACTATTTTTTGGCCACTGTTTATACATAGATACTTTTCCACATATCCATGTTCAACCAGGCCAAGCTAATGTTACACATATATTAGGATTATCTTCAAGATTTAGTTTTTCCAAGCTAAATAAAGTCAAGACCTCAGATACCATTTATTTACTGTAGTTATTCACTCACCTTTGACTCCTCTCCAGCTTTATATACTTTTAaagtgtggagcccaaaactgcgcCTCATATTCAAACCAAGAGCTTACAGGGAATTTATAGAGGGGCAATATTATATTTGAATCACTTCTTTTTCTCTCCTTTTAAACTCCATAAAATccaatttgcttttgcagctgctgcctgacattgagtgccgCTGCTTAACAGACTTGTAACCAAAATAACCAGGTCCTACTCTTGTTCTGTTATGGCAAGTTGTATTCCAATACACAGCCATGCCATTACCACTACTTGTACATTACTTTACATTCATAGCCATTACATTTTATCTGCCACCTTCTTGCCAATGCTGCCAGCTCATCAAagtcttttttgtaattttttacaattaagatgagttttaagtatccatcAAAATTTGTGTCATCAGCATAAACTAACACTTTTGTATTCTGTCTCCAGGGTCATTAGTCAAAAGATTATTTCAGTTCAATTGTCTGGAATTGCCCTTTTATGATAAAGAAGTTCCTTAATCCAACATCCAAAAATCAACTAACTCCTTTAAGGAGCCAATAACCCTACAGTAGAAGTTGTGTTCTtcaattataatatttttttgttcacaggAGATTATGCTGAGGAAAACTTTGATCAGTTAATTAAAGTGACCAATGATGAAGGTAATAACTTTGAGTCATTTGATGAAGCCAACGATGAGAAAGAGGACGAGTGTGATGAAAATGGCTTGTCTCTGAGTCAGGAAAGTGACAATATTGAGCCGGATGTTACTGAGAAAGCAGAAGATGCTGTCTGTCCTGATAAAGGAACATGCAGCTACCATGTCTTTTTCGCCTCTAGGACCTTCCAAAGAGCCCGGGTATGTTTATATGTCTAATTACAAAGCCCTAAAAATTGTGTCAAATTGTGTAAGGATACAATATATTCACCTATGAAACCAACTTTTCATTGTGTTCATTTTCTCTAACCTGGCAATTTGTTAATTTGCCCATAATAGTCACAAGTGCTAAGATGAGGTGTAGCCAGGTGACTATAGCATGTGGGGCTATAACAGGAAAAGCAACAggtgggatcgaagctaactttgaTCCCACCCATtacagcaggagcctggctgtctatagacaagctatgattaaggacctcactggtctgaaacgcgtaagcgtagtcccgggtgttagggatctgccaggtactacatctaggtatactcctgggattaatcaatccacacctgaggccagacctgttagactgacaccgtctcccaccaaccagggtggcaggctcaggagtgggagagcctatcgcggcctggtcagtcggagttagctccgccccctgtcctttatttgccaacttctcggtcgtcgctaagcctcttacggaccttactcgcaactattttgcgagtaaggtccgtaagaggcttagcgacgaccgagaagttggcaaataaaggacagggggcggagctaactccgactgaccaggccgcgataggctctcccactcctgagcctgccaccctggttggtgggagacggtgtcagtctaacaggtctggcctcaggtgtggattgattaatcccaggagtatacctagacgtagtacctggcagatccctaacaccgggATTCTTTGTTTTAACCTTTTTGTtttaaacatgacctaataaacctTAGAACTTTTATTgtgagtgctggatatacctacactatacaccactattgtCTATAGACAGCCCGACACTTGCTCTAGCCGGCACGGGACACTTGTGTCAGGCTTATGTCACAGCGCCGCCTGTTcacggcataagtacccttaatgacttCACAAAAAGGCATATCGGTGGTCAATAAAGGGTTAAGGGTTTGTAACTAATATCtcttatatactatacacacatacgctATTACTATTATATAACTAGACCGATATTGTGATTTAAAATGAacattgtttttttctatttctttttcttttttagcgTATCTGCCGTTGTCGGAGAGGAAATTTGAGCTCCATTCATAGCTATGGAACAAATAATTTCTTAAGAAGATTCCTGAGGAAAACCTGTAGGAACATCAGCTATGTTTGGATTGGTGTTTGGAAGAGAAATACAGTATGTACAGCCACGTTTTCTATGTGTTCTTGTGTCCTCTTCCAATGAATGTtttttcatttctatggggccccaTGGAAAGATATGATACGGGACACCCTACCAGGGCTTGATAATCACACCCCACCATCCTGAGACATGGGCGCCCAATACTTATTACCCTTTCCCATTACAATTGGAGAACAGAAGGTCTGTGTATATTTTCACAGCCCATATAAAAGAGGAATAGGGCAGACGGTGCCGGACTTCATTCTCATGGGACCCATATCATCTCTACCGGATGTATGCCCCTGTATGATAGATATATGAACTATCTTTAGGGCAGAGTTCCCTGCTTTCCATCTGTATAAAAT
Coding sequences within:
- the LOC142729280 gene encoding proteoglycan 3-like, which encodes MLSLLLLLLVGTTFAQESGDYAEENFDQLIKVTNDEGNNFESFDEANDEKEDECDENGLSLSQESDNIEPDVTEKAEDAVCPDKGTCSYHVFFASRTFQRARRICRCRRGNLSSIHSYGTNNFLRRFLRKTCRNISYVWIGVWKRNTCFPYRNIDRSRLDYANWASGQRKSYGRWCVAMNLHTGQWFSLRCRTRLPFLCTF